In Arachis stenosperma cultivar V10309 chromosome 1, arast.V10309.gnm1.PFL2, whole genome shotgun sequence, one DNA window encodes the following:
- the LOC130978425 gene encoding uncharacterized protein LOC130978425, with the protein MLTHHVATTISSNHQQLDRHVIYARIFPLVRADAVVTIKCCKKLLKQPTDSSLVTGRFGWQNRRQLHRSTGIWEESYAELSRWILGVQSTMDGTMVLLKTFPVRNADQVDESTVYFHRLFWTFPPCIKAFRHYKPLININGTHLYGKYDDTLLLAIAQDEGILVISDRHNGIKATLEAPDIGWLPPHAYRAFFIRHVAANFGLSFKDQDARQLLVNAAYTKTKAEFDYWFDIMRNENPTMCDWTN; encoded by the exons atgctcacgcatcacgtGGCTACAACGATTTCGAGCAATCACCAGCAGCTCGATCGTCATGTCATTTATGCGAGGATCTTTCCGTTGGTTAGAGCCGATGCAGTAGTTACGATAAAGTGTTGTAAGAAGCTACTAAAACAACCTACGGATTCAAGCCTAGTTACAGGAAGGTTTGGATGGCAAAATAGAAGGCAGTTGCACAGATCTACGGGGATTTGGGAAGAGTCGTATGCCGAGTTATCCCGTTGGATCCTTGGTGTGCAATCCACGATGGATGGAACCATGGTGTTGTTGAAAACTTTTCCGGTACGTAACGCTGATCAGGTTGATGAATCTACTGTGTACTTTCATCGTCTTTTTTGGACATTTCCTCCATGCATTAAGGCATTTCGACATTACAAGCCACTGATCAACATCAACGGGACTCACTTGTATGGGAAGTACGACGATACTTTGCTTCTGGCTATTGCACAAGATG AGGGTATTCTAGTGATCTCTGACAGGCACAATGGCATTAAGGCTACACTGGAGGCACCTGACATTGGTTGGCTACCACCTCATGCATATCGAGCATTTTTCATTCGCCACGTTGCAGCTAATTTCGGCCTCAGTTTCAAGGATCAGGATGCGAGACAGCTACTTGTGAATGCAGCTTATACCAAGACTAAGGCAGAGTTTGACTATTGGTTTGATATTATGAGGAATGAAAATCCGACCATGTGTGATTGGACAAATTGA